The following proteins are co-located in the bacterium genome:
- a CDS encoding fumarylacetoacetate hydrolase family protein gives IAGYCVLNDWSARDLQRAEMKVGLGPAKGKDFATGLGPWLVTPDEIADRRLGKGYDLAMCARRNGREISRGNWRDIHWSFGEMLARASRGVTLHPGEVIGSGTVGSGCILELRPERAGGWLQPGDAIELEIEGLGILAATVAGAAGEE, from the coding sequence CGATCGCCGGCTACTGCGTGCTGAACGACTGGTCCGCCCGCGACCTGCAGCGGGCCGAGATGAAGGTGGGCCTGGGGCCCGCCAAGGGGAAGGACTTCGCCACGGGCCTCGGGCCCTGGCTCGTGACCCCGGACGAGATCGCGGACCGGCGCCTCGGCAAGGGCTACGACCTCGCGATGTGCGCCCGGCGCAACGGGCGGGAGATCTCGCGCGGCAACTGGCGGGACATCCACTGGTCCTTCGGCGAGATGCTGGCGCGCGCCTCGCGCGGGGTCACGCTGCACCCCGGCGAGGTGATCGGTTCGGGGACCGTCGGCTCCGGCTGCATCCTGGAGCTGCGCCCCGAACGGGCCGGCGGCTGGCTGCAGCCCGGCGACGCGATCGAGCTGGAGATCGAGGGGCTGGGCATCCTGGCCGCGACCGTGGCCGGCGCCGCGGGGGAGGAGTGA
- a CDS encoding homogentisate 1,2-dioxygenase → MPHYVARGEIPNKRHVQHRVGGRLTYEELVSREGFSDVASNAYHLRPPTAVRGVGALRPLPLLAAADEPHRHRHVFTSRLPAGGCPVFGRRVLAFNDDLVVSTCEPVQDQPAFYRNALADELVFVHHGAGTLESMYGDLDFGPGDYLVVPRGTTHRLRCAPGRVKLFVVETRGPVQVPRHFRSDHGQLMEHAPYCERDLRAPRWRDPVDEPGDAAVLVKLRDRVQETTLAHHPFDLVGWDGFCYPWAFSIHDFMPVVGKVHLPPPVHVTFTAPGLVVCSFVPRLFDFHPEAVPIPYAHSNVDSDEILYYVEGNFMSRRGIVTESLTLHPMGYPHGPQPGLIEKSLGAKETGELAVMVDTFAPLRVARDALAADDPAYPLSWLEGA, encoded by the coding sequence ATGCCGCACTACGTCGCCCGGGGCGAGATCCCCAACAAGCGCCACGTGCAGCACCGCGTCGGCGGCCGGCTGACCTACGAGGAGCTGGTCAGCCGCGAGGGCTTCTCCGACGTCGCTAGCAACGCCTACCACCTGCGCCCGCCGACCGCGGTGCGCGGCGTGGGCGCCTTGCGGCCGCTGCCGCTGCTGGCCGCCGCCGACGAGCCGCACCGCCACCGCCACGTGTTCACGTCGCGGCTGCCGGCCGGCGGCTGCCCCGTGTTCGGGCGGCGCGTGCTGGCCTTCAACGACGACCTCGTCGTGTCGACCTGCGAGCCCGTGCAGGACCAGCCGGCCTTCTACCGCAACGCCCTGGCCGACGAGCTGGTCTTCGTCCACCACGGCGCGGGCACGCTCGAGAGCATGTACGGCGACCTGGACTTCGGGCCGGGCGACTACCTGGTCGTGCCGCGCGGCACGACGCACCGCCTGCGCTGCGCCCCGGGCCGCGTGAAGCTGTTCGTGGTCGAGACGCGCGGGCCCGTCCAGGTGCCGCGCCACTTCCGCAGCGACCACGGCCAGCTCATGGAGCACGCCCCCTACTGCGAGCGCGACCTGCGGGCGCCACGCTGGCGCGACCCCGTCGACGAGCCCGGCGACGCCGCGGTGCTGGTGAAGCTGCGCGACCGCGTCCAGGAGACGACGCTGGCGCACCACCCCTTCGACCTGGTCGGCTGGGACGGCTTCTGCTATCCCTGGGCCTTCAGCATCCACGACTTCATGCCCGTGGTCGGCAAGGTCCACCTGCCGCCGCCGGTGCACGTGACCTTCACGGCGCCCGGCCTGGTGGTCTGCTCGTTCGTGCCGCGCCTGTTCGACTTCCACCCCGAGGCCGTGCCCATCCCGTACGCGCACAGCAACGTCGACAGCGACGAGATCCTCTACTACGTCGAGGGCAACTTCATGAGCCGGCGCGGGATCGTAACCGAGTCGCTGACGCTGCACCCCATGGGCTACCCGCACGGGCCGCAGCCCGGCCTGATCGAGAAGTCGCTGGGCGCGAAGGAGACCGGCGAGCTGGCGGTGATGGTCGACACCTTCGCCCCGCTGCGCGTGGCCCGCGACGCCCTGGCGGCCGACGACCCCGCCTACCCCCTGAGCTGGCTGGAGGGTGCATGA